Within the Streptomyces sp. YIM 121038 genome, the region TTGGCGTCTCCGTCACGGAGTTCGATGGCCTCGAAGGCGCCGGTGGAGGCGCCGGACGGGACGGCGGCACGGCCGGTGGAGCCGTCGTCGAGGCCGACCTCGACCTCGACCGTGGGATTGCCTCGGGAGTCCAGGATTTCCCGGGCTACGACGACGTCGATGGACGGCACGAGCATCTCCTTATGGGATGTGACGCGGGGTACGCGGGGGTACTAGGGGCCGCGCTGGCCCCTGCGACACGAGCCTAACCGGCTCCGGGGCATCGGCCATCCGACCGCCCAGCACATGGACGGGCCGACGGGCCGAACGCGGATAGTTCCCTCAGCAAACAAACTACCGGACAAAAAGGTACCGCCCCGGTGCGGCGGGGGGACGCGCACCGGGGCGGTAGCCCATGGGGACGGGGCGGCTCCGGGCGCTGCCGGGGCCGGGGCGGGTCAGCTGAGGTGCAGCTGCTGGCCCGGGTAGATGAAGTCGGCGTCGGAGACGATGTCGTCGTTCAGCTGGTACAGCTTCTGCCAGCCGCCCTTGACGTCGTGCTCCTGGGCGATCTTCGACAGGGTGTCGCCGGACTCGACCTTGTACTCGCCGTCGCCCTTCTTCACGACCTTGCCGGTCGGGGTCTGGACGGTCTTCTTCTCGACCTGCGGGGCGGCCTGCTGCGGCTGGTGCTGCGGCTGCGCCTGCGGCTTGGGAGCGGCCTGCTGCTGCGGCTGCGCCTGCTGCTGGGGCCGCGGCTTGTTCTGCTGCTGCGGCTGCTGCTGGCCACCGCCGGAGGAGCCGCCGCCGGTGTACGGGGAGCCGGACAGGCCCACGCCGCACTTCGGCCACGCGCCCTTGCCCTGGCCCGCGAGGACCTTCTCGGCGATCTCGATCTGCTGGGCCTTGGAGGCCTTGTCGGCGGTCGGCGCGTACTTCGTGCCGCCGTACGCCGCCCAGGTGGAGGCGGAGAACTGCACGCCGCCGTAGTAGCCGTTGCCGGTGTTGATGGACCAGTTGCCGCCCGACTCGCACGCGGCGACGCGGTCCCACTCGGCGGGAGTGGCGGCGTTGGCCGTGCCGGCGGCCATCAGCGGGGCGGCGACAGCGGCACCGGTGACACCGACGACGGTGGCGGCGCGGGTGGCCTTGTCGAGCTTGGTCGGACGACGGTGCTTGCCCTTGCCGGAACGCAGCATGAAGTGATCCCCTCACCGACGCCTGCGAGGTGAGCTGTCGGGTTCGGGCGGGTGAGTGCCCGGCCGCACGTCCTAGCGCGCGACTTCACCCCTAGCCGTGTCCGTGCGTCCCGCGGTCTGGCGACCGCTCAACGTCCGGGCCCGGCACTTACCTTGGGTCCCCCGCTCCTGCCTTCGGCGCTCGAAGCGACGACTGTTCCCGTCCGGCCGTTGGCAGGATTCGGCGTACCGACCGGCGGGGCCCGCTGTGGCGAGCGGTCATGACCGTAGTCAGGCAATCATCCGAATTTCAAAGACGATCAGGGCTTCTGAGACCCATCTCTCACTTGCCTCTCACCGTCTTTAAACCGGACATTCATCGCGAACTGCCGGGCTTTCGGCCTACTTCCCGCCCGGCTTCCCCTCAGTCACTTCCTTGCCGTCCGCCCCCAGTTCGAGCCGCTGACCGGGGAGGATGAGGTCCGGGTCGGAGCCCACGGTCTTCTTGTTGCCCGCGTACAGATCCGTCCAGCCGCCGTCAAGGTCGTGGCTGTCGGCGATCGCCGAGAGGTTGTCACCGGAGCGGACCGTGTACGTGCCCGCGGCGCGCTCGGTGCCGGGGACGTCCCGCGCGTCGCCGCGCGAGGCGTGGCGCCCGGGGCCGGTGTCGCCGGACGGGGCGTTCTCGTCGGCGCGGTCGCCGCGGTGGCGGCCGGCGGAGCCGTCCCGGGGCGCGTCGTCCGCGCCGGGCCCGGCGCTGTCGGACTCCCGCGGCGAAGCGCTGTCGTCCGCACCGGACTTGTCGGAGCCGTCGGCGGCGGGCTTGCGGTGCTTGCCGCCGCGCCCGTCGCTCTTCCCGCCCTCGTCGGCGCGGTCGGCGTCGCCGTCCCGGCTGTCCGTTTCGTGACTCTTGTCTCGCGCGTCGGCGGAACTGCCGGGCCTCTCGGCCTTCTCGGAGCCGTCCGCGTCCGTGGCGGCGCCCTCGCGCTCGCCCTTCGCGTCCTTCTCCCCGGCCTTGCCCTTCTCGCCCTTGTCCTCGTCCTTGTCCTTCTCCTTGCCCTCGTCCTTGCCGGACGCGGCGGACCCGTCGGAGTCCGCGGGGCGCGGCGGGGACGTCGGCAGGCCCGGGTCGACGTCGGCGGCCTCGCCGCCCTTCGTCAGGCCCGCGGCCGGGGCACAGTTCGGCCAGGCGTCGGGGCCCCGGTCGGCGAGCACGTTCTCGGCGACGTGGATCTGCTGGGAGCGGCTCGCCTGGTCGGCGCTCGGCGCGTAGGAGAGGCCGCCGTACCGCTCCCAGGTGTCCTGGGTGAGCTGGAGGCCGCCGTAGTAGCCGCTGCCCTTGGCGCTCCACGCGCCGCCGCTCTCGCACTCCGCGACCTTGTCCCACGTCTCGGCGTCCGCCGCGCTCGCGCTCGACGCGCCGAGGAGCGGGATGGCGATGGCGGATCCGGTGACGCCCGCCGTGACGAGGATCGCCGGGACCTGGCGGGGGCGACGGTGACGGCCTTGGCCGGAGAGCATGCAGGTGCCTTTCGTGGACGACAGGTCGGGCGCGGCGCGAGCGCGCGAGCGCGCGGGTGCCGGGCCGTCGTGAACGTAGCGGCACTCGAACGCCAGTCACAAGTCGGTTCAGCCGAGATCACGCGAAAGTCACATTGTTGACGGCCCATCAGCACGAGTGGCCCGCGGGGCGGGTGTGAAACGCACCGGCAACGTCCTGAGGCCCCGCATGATGAGCCCGCCGCGCCACCTCAACTCCTCCGGGGCCGAGGCCAGTTGCAGGTCGGGCAGGCGGCGCAGCAGGGTGGCCAGGGCGGTCTGCCCCTCCAGGCGGGCGAGCGGGGCGCCGAGGCAGTAGTGGATGCCGTGGCCGTAGCCGAGGTGCTGGTTGTCGCGGCGGGACAGGTCGAGGCGGTCGGGCTCGGCGAAGCGGTCGGGGTCGCGGTCGGCGGCGGCGAGCACGACGAGCACCGGGTCGCCCGCCGCGACGTCCTGGCCGCCGATGCGCAGCGGCTCGGTGGCGAACCGCCAGGTGGCCAGCTCCACGGGCCCGTCGTAGCGCAGGAGTTCCTCCAGGCCCGTGGCGAGGAGGCCGGTGTCGCCCGCGGCCAGGGAGCGCTCCAGCAGGGCCCGCTGCTCGGGGTGGGTGAGCAGGGCGTACGTGCCGTTCCCGATGAGGTTCACGGTCGTCTCGAAGCCGGCGAAGAGGAGGATGAAGGCCATCGCCGCGGCCTCGTTCTCGGTGAGGTGCTCGCCGTGGTCGGAGGCGCGGATCAGCCCGGAGATCAGGTCGTCGTCGCCCTCGTCCGCGAGGGACTCCCGCTTGCGGTGGATGAGCTCGGCGAGGTAGCCGCGCATCTTCTTCACCGAGCGCGCCACGCCGCCGCGCGGGCCCCCGCCGTGCCGGATCATCATCCCGGCCCAGTCCCGGAAGTCGTCCTGGTCCTCGCGCGGTACGCCGAGCATGTCGCAGATGGCGTAGATCGGCAGCGGGAACGCGAACTCGTGGATGAGGTCGGCCTCGCCCCGCTCCGCGAACCCGTCGATGAGCTGGTCCGTCAGCTCCTGCACCCGGGACTCGAACTCCGCCACGCGGCGCGGCGTGAACGCCTTCGACACCAGGCGGCGCAGCCGGGTGTGGTCCGGCGGGTCGATGTTCAGCAGATGCGTCATCAGCTCGGCCTTGCGCTCACCCGGGATGCCCGTCTTGCCCTTGGCGTGCGCGGGCTCGTCGTGGTGTGCCGGGTTCTTGCTGAGGCGCTGGTCGGCCAGGGCCTGGCGCGCGTCCGCGTAGCGGGTGACCAGCCAGGCCTCGACGCCGCTCGGGAGCCGCCGCTTCGTCACCGGGGCGTGCTCGCGCAGCCAGGCGTAGGCGGGGTAGGGGTCGCTGGCGAACTCCCAGGTGAAGAGCTCGGGCTGTGGGGGGACGGGGGGCTTGTCGTGCATGCGGTCGACGGTAGCCGCCCGTCCCTCGCGGTGCGCCCCAGGCCCGCCCCTTCCCGATCCGGGGGGCTCCGCCCCCCGTGCCCCCCGTTTGTCGGCGCTCCGCGCCTCGTCCTCAAACGCCGGACGGGCTGGAACTGTCGCCGGTTGCGGCAGATCTTTCAGCCTCTCCGGCGTTTGAGGAGCGGGGGTCTGGGGGCGGAGCCCCCAGGAAGCGGGAAGGGGCGGGTCAGGGGCGCCCCGCGAGGGTTACGCCGTCTCCGCCGTGCGGATCGCGTCCCGGTAGGCGCGGGCCGCCGCCCGTAGCGCGGCTTCCGGGTCGATGCCTGCGGCCTCCGCGCGGACGGCCATCGCCAGGAGTTCGTAGCCGATGCCCTCGCCCGTCGGCAGCGGCACGTCCAGGGCGGCCGTGCGGGCGCGGGAGGCGAGCTTGGCGGCGAGGGCGAGGCCGGGCTGGCCGAGGGGGATGCCCTCCGTCACGGAGTCGCGCTGCTTCTCCACCGCCTTGGTGCGCAGCCAGTGCGCCTTGACCTCCTCGGGCGTCGAGGCCGTGTCGTCGCCGAAGACGTGGGGGTGGCGGTGGATGAGCTTGTCGACGATGGTGCCCGCCACGTCGTCCACGGAGAACGGCGCCTGATCGTCCTCCTCCGCGATGCGCGCGTGGAAGACGACCTGGAGCAGGACGTCGCCCAGCTCCTCCCGGAGTTCCGTGCGGTCGCCGTCCTCGATCGCCTCCACCAGTTCGTACGCCTCCTCGATGCCGTACTTCGCGAGGCTGCGGTGGGTCTGGCGCGACGACCACGGGCACTCGGCCCGGATGCGGTCCATGACCTGGACGAGGTCGAGGAGGCGGGCGCCCGGCAGGTCGTACGAGCCGGGGAGCAGCTCCAGGTCCGGCATGGCGTGGCGGCCGGAGCCCGCGAGGCGGGCCAGGCCGTCCGTCAGCGGGCGGTCGCCCTCGGCCGTGGCCACGACCAGGACGGTGCGGCCGCCCGCGCAGGCGCGCACCAGTTCCTCGGCGGTGGGTGCGGCCTGCTTGACGTCGACGCCCGCCTCGCGCAGATACGGCAGCTGCGGATGGCCGGCGTCGGCGCACAGCACGTCGTCGGCGGCGTGCAGGGCCTGCCAGGCGGGCCAGGACAGGAGGCCGGGGGCTACGCGGTGGCTGGTGGTGAGCAGGACGACGCGCCCCGCCGGGGTTTCGTTCACCGCTCGAACGTAACCCACGGCCGCGACGGCGGCGGAGCCGCGGCGGAGGTCAGGCCGCCGCTTCGCGGAGCCAGGGGGTCTTGGTGTCGACCCGCTTGTTCTGGGTGGTGTCCCAGGTGCCGTAGCGCGGGTTCACATCGACGTCGAGCTTCTTGGAGGCCTTGGACAGGGCGGCCCAGAAGGTGTCCTGGCCCGCCTTGGAGGTCATGTCGGCGCCGAGCTTCGCCGACAGCTTCCGGGCCTCGATCTCCGTGCGGATGCTGTCGTCGAGGCGCTTGGGCGCGATGCTGTACTGCTGGAGCCAGCCCGCCTCAAGGGCCTTGCGGCCGCCCGCCTGTTGCGTCATCTCGGCGCGGGTGGTCTGGATCTCCTTGCGGGTGACGCTCACCCCGGCGTCGCGCGCGGCGCGGTGCAGGACCCGGTCGAGGACCATCGTGTGCAGCGTGTTGCGGGTGAGGCTGCCGGTCTTGGCGATGACTTGCTCGTACTGCCGGTCGTCGGGGACGGCGGCGCGCTGCGCGGAACGCACCTCGTTCACCCGGTGTTCGAGCTGCGCCACCGTGATGCGGTCGTCGCCCACGACGGCCGCGGCGCCGGGGCGCGCGTCACTGCCGCAGGCGGTGAGGAGCGGGGCAGCGGCGACGGCCGCGGCGGAGAGGAGGAGCGCGGTGCGACGGCGGCGGTGCAAGTTGGCCTCCCGGTGGAGAGATTGTGCTTCGCTGCACAAAGTCTTGCGGTGATCGATGGTAGGCAGCGGTGGTCGTCTCGGCCACCCTTCCCCCAGAACTCGTCCGGTTCGTTCAGGGGGACGCGCCACCACCAACGACTCACCGGGAGTTGGGGCACCCCCGGTGCCCGGAATCCGCCCTATCCGCGCACTTGCCCCAGCCACTGGAGGGTTCGGCGGATCTCCGCGGGGAAGGGGTGCCCGACGCCGTGGACGCGCTCCGCGTCCAGGACGAGGCGGGCCAGCGTGTCGTGGGCCGCCGAGCGGTCGCCGAGGGCGAGCAGGAGGTGGCCGATGCGGCGGCGGATCTCCAGGGACTGGCGGATGTCGTCGGTCGCGTACTGGTTCTCGTAGTAAGGGAGCAGGGCGCGGTACTCGGCCAGGGCCGCGGCGGGTTCGCCGAGCTGCTCCAGGCACTGGGCCGCCTCGTAGCGGAACTGGAGGGACTGCGGGTCGGCGTGGCCGGACTCGGCGGCGCGCTGGTCGGCGAGGCGGCGCAGCTCGGGCAGGGCGCGGCGGTACTGGCCGTCGTCCATCAGCGTGGCCGCGTACTGCTTGCGCAGGGTGCGGACGACGGGCGAGTGCTCGCCGTGCTGGGCGGCGGCGGCCGGCAGGATCGAGCCGAGGACGTCGACGGCCTGGGTGATGCGGCCCTCGCCGAGCAGCCGCTTGACCTCGTCGACGGCGCGGGCGACGTCCTGGCCGTGGCCGGGCCGGGGCGGCTGGGCCTGGGGGGTGGCGGCGGGGGTCGCGGCCCGGTCGGGCCAGGGCGCGTGCGGGCGCAGGAAGGGGCGGGTCGGGTCGAGCGGGCGGCCGGACGGCGCGGAGCGCGCGGGCAGCAGCGGCACCAGCTCCTCGTAGACGTCCTGGGCGCTCGCGGGCCGGTGCTGGGGGTCCTTGGCGAGCAGCCGCAGGACCAGGGACTCGACGGACTCGGGGACCTCGGGGCGCAGCCTGCGCACCGGCAGCGGCGGCTCGTACAGGTGCCGGTGCAGCACGCCGAGGGCGGTCGAGCCGGAGAACGGCACGTCGCCGCTGAGGAGTTCGTGGAGCAGCACGCCGAGCGCGTACAGATCGGTGTACGGGCCGACGGCGCCGCCCATGGCCTGCTCCGGCGCCATGTACGAGGGGCTGCCGATCGGGGAGCCGGTGTGGGTGAGACGGGTGGTGTCGGTGTCCATGACCGAGGCGATGCCGAGGTCGAGGATGGTGAGCGTGCCGTCCTGGCGGACCATCACGTTCCGCGGCTTGAGGTCGCGGTGCACGATCGGCACGGCGTGCACCGCGGAGAGCACGGCGCACAGCTGGGCGGCGACGGCGACGGCCCACTGCCAGGGGTAGGGCGCGTGCTCGGCGAGGTGGTCGCCGAGGTCGGCGCCGTCGACGTACTGCATGACGAGGTAGAGGTCGTCGCCGTCGCTGCCCGCGTCGTGCACGGTGACCAGGCCGGGGTGGTCGACCTGCGCGGTGACGCGGCACTCGCGGATGAAGCGGCGGCGCAGCTCGTCGGCCTCGGCGCCCGCGACCTTGTCCGGGCGGAGCAGCTTGACCGCGACGCGGCGGTCCAGACGCTGGTCGTACGCCGTCCAGACCTGGCCCATGCCGCCCTGGCCGATGAGGGTGGCCAGCTCGTAGCGCCCGGCGACGACGCGTCGGTCGGTCCCGGATGCCACGGTCAGCTGCCGCCTTCCTGCTTGCGCAGATAGTCGCTCAGCTCGTCGAGCTCGGCGCGGACCTGGTCGATGCGGGCGGGCTGCTGGCGGCCCGGCGGGGTCGGCGGCGGGGCCGGGCTCGGCGCGGGCGCGGGGACGGGCGTGTTCTGCGTCGGGTAGCCGTACGCGGGCGGGGACGGCTGCGGGGGGTAGGCCGGGAACTGCGTCTGCTGGTACGGGGCCTGGGCGCGGGCGAGCCGCGCGTGGTGGCGGATGTCCATGGTCAGGTAGTAGGCGATCACGGGCACCAGGGTGGCGACGAGGATCGTCATGCCCGTGTTGCCGGGCCCGGTGAACTCCTCGTCGCCCTTGTCGACGCCGATGAGCACGACGGCGAGCACGTCGAGGGCGACGACGGCCACGAAGAGCACCCAGTCGCGGACCGCGCGCGTGACGAGCGCGAGCCGGAGCATCGCGGCCCACGCCAGCAGGCCGCACGTCAGGGCCGCGAGCACGACGAACAGCACGCGCAGCGTCACGGGCGAACCCGTCGACGGGGGCCCCGGGGTCGGCGGGGGCGGCGGCGCATAGCCGTGGCCGTGCATGGCTGCTCCTGGTTACCTGACGAGACGGACGGTTGAGGATTCGAGCGTATAGGCCGACTCCGCGGACCCGAATCGGGTTGTACCGAACCGTTGTCGTACTGATCACGCGGTACGTGTCGGTCCGGCGCTCCCGGTGCGCGTGGTGCGGGTGGTGCCGGTCGTGGGGTCGGTCGTGGGGTCGGTCAGGGGGCGGCCGCGGGGCCGGTCGTGCGGTGGGTCACGGGGCCGGGTCGGGCTCGTCCGGCGCGACCGTGCCGTCGGTGAGCCCGTCGTACATCCCGCGCACCAGTTGCTCGCCCAGGCGGCCCGCGAGCCGCAGCGCGTCCTCGAAGGCGGCGAGCGCCCGGAACCGCTCGCCGTAGCCGCGCTGGCGCTCCGGCGGGAGGCGGGGCAGCTGGAGGCGGCGCACGTCGAGCCGGGCGGAGGTGGAGGCGTAGCTGCTGGCCCGGCGGGTGTTGGCCGTGCCGCGCAGGAACCCGGCGAGGAACCAGGGGTCGAGCGCCGCCGGGTCGGGGCGCAGCAGGGCGAGGCCGCGGCCGAGGGCGGCGCCCGCGGTGGTCCCGTCGACGACGCGGGCGGCGGCGGTGCCGGAGACGGGCACGACGACGTCGCCGGGCTCGGTGAGCACGGGCCGCTCCGGCCGCTCGGTCAGGGAGGTGTCGTCGTGGGGCGCGGCCGGGACGGCGGGCGGCGCGCCGGTGAGCACGTCGTGGTCGGTGAGGACGGGCACGCCGGGGGCGCCGCCGACGCCGCCGGTGTGGATCACCAGGTGGCCCGCGCGGGCCAGTTCGCCGACGGTGGTGAGCGGCCAGCGGGCCGTGTCGGGGGTGCCGGGCGCGGCCCGCGGCGGGGTGAGCTCGGCGGTCAGGCGCAGGGTCTCGCCGAGCCGGTCGCGGACCGCGCGCAGCTCCGTCGCGCCGCCGCCCGCGGCCCGGGGCGGCAGGCGGCGCGCGGGCGCCAGGTCGACCTCGTCGTCGAGGAGGTCGAGCACGGGCACGGACAGGGCGAAGCCGGGGATCTCGGCGAGGGTGCCGTGCCGCTCGAAGCGGCGCCAGGCGTCGAGCACGGCGTCCTGCACCGGCGGCCAGGCGCGCGGGTCGCGCCCGTCGGTGTGGCGGGACTCGGGGTGGCGGGGGTCGGGGTGCCTGCCGTCGGCGGCGGCCGCGG harbors:
- a CDS encoding transglycosylase family protein, producing MLRSGKGKHRRPTKLDKATRAATVVGVTGAAVAAPLMAAGTANAATPAEWDRVAACESGGNWSINTGNGYYGGVQFSASTWAAYGGTKYAPTADKASKAQQIEIAEKVLAGQGKGAWPKCGVGLSGSPYTGGGSSGGGQQQPQQQNKPRPQQQAQPQQQAAPKPQAQPQHQPQQAAPQVEKKTVQTPTGKVVKKGDGEYKVESGDTLSKIAQEHDVKGGWQKLYQLNDDIVSDADFIYPGQQLHLS
- a CDS encoding transglycosylase family protein, producing MLSGQGRHRRPRQVPAILVTAGVTGSAIAIPLLGASSASAADAETWDKVAECESGGAWSAKGSGYYGGLQLTQDTWERYGGLSYAPSADQASRSQQIHVAENVLADRGPDAWPNCAPAAGLTKGGEAADVDPGLPTSPPRPADSDGSAASGKDEGKEKDKDEDKGEKGKAGEKDAKGEREGAATDADGSEKAERPGSSADARDKSHETDSRDGDADRADEGGKSDGRGGKHRKPAADGSDKSGADDSASPRESDSAGPGADDAPRDGSAGRHRGDRADENAPSGDTGPGRHASRGDARDVPGTERAAGTYTVRSGDNLSAIADSHDLDGGWTDLYAGNKKTVGSDPDLILPGQRLELGADGKEVTEGKPGGK
- a CDS encoding cytochrome P450, whose translation is MHDKPPVPPQPELFTWEFASDPYPAYAWLREHAPVTKRRLPSGVEAWLVTRYADARQALADQRLSKNPAHHDEPAHAKGKTGIPGERKAELMTHLLNIDPPDHTRLRRLVSKAFTPRRVAEFESRVQELTDQLIDGFAERGEADLIHEFAFPLPIYAICDMLGVPREDQDDFRDWAGMMIRHGGGPRGGVARSVKKMRGYLAELIHRKRESLADEGDDDLISGLIRASDHGEHLTENEAAAMAFILLFAGFETTVNLIGNGTYALLTHPEQRALLERSLAAGDTGLLATGLEELLRYDGPVELATWRFATEPLRIGGQDVAAGDPVLVVLAAADRDPDRFAEPDRLDLSRRDNQHLGYGHGIHYCLGAPLARLEGQTALATLLRRLPDLQLASAPEELRWRGGLIMRGLRTLPVRFTPAPRATRADGPSTM
- a CDS encoding nucleoside triphosphate pyrophosphohydrolase; translation: MNETPAGRVVLLTTSHRVAPGLLSWPAWQALHAADDVLCADAGHPQLPYLREAGVDVKQAAPTAEELVRACAGGRTVLVVATAEGDRPLTDGLARLAGSGRHAMPDLELLPGSYDLPGARLLDLVQVMDRIRAECPWSSRQTHRSLAKYGIEEAYELVEAIEDGDRTELREELGDVLLQVVFHARIAEEDDQAPFSVDDVAGTIVDKLIHRHPHVFGDDTASTPEEVKAHWLRTKAVEKQRDSVTEGIPLGQPGLALAAKLASRARTAALDVPLPTGEGIGYELLAMAVRAEAAGIDPEAALRAAARAYRDAIRTAETA
- a CDS encoding SurA N-terminal domain-containing protein, yielding MHRRRRTALLLSAAAVAAAPLLTACGSDARPGAAAVVGDDRITVAQLEHRVNEVRSAQRAAVPDDRQYEQVIAKTGSLTRNTLHTMVLDRVLHRAARDAGVSVTRKEIQTTRAEMTQQAGGRKALEAGWLQQYSIAPKRLDDSIRTEIEARKLSAKLGADMTSKAGQDTFWAALSKASKKLDVDVNPRYGTWDTTQNKRVDTKTPWLREAAA
- a CDS encoding serine/threonine-protein kinase, which gives rise to MTVASGTDRRVVAGRYELATLIGQGGMGQVWTAYDQRLDRRVAVKLLRPDKVAGAEADELRRRFIRECRVTAQVDHPGLVTVHDAGSDGDDLYLVMQYVDGADLGDHLAEHAPYPWQWAVAVAAQLCAVLSAVHAVPIVHRDLKPRNVMVRQDGTLTILDLGIASVMDTDTTRLTHTGSPIGSPSYMAPEQAMGGAVGPYTDLYALGVLLHELLSGDVPFSGSTALGVLHRHLYEPPLPVRRLRPEVPESVESLVLRLLAKDPQHRPASAQDVYEELVPLLPARSAPSGRPLDPTRPFLRPHAPWPDRAATPAATPQAQPPRPGHGQDVARAVDEVKRLLGEGRITQAVDVLGSILPAAAAQHGEHSPVVRTLRKQYAATLMDDGQYRRALPELRRLADQRAAESGHADPQSLQFRYEAAQCLEQLGEPAAALAEYRALLPYYENQYATDDIRQSLEIRRRIGHLLLALGDRSAAHDTLARLVLDAERVHGVGHPFPAEIRRTLQWLGQVRG